GGCTGCGCGGCAACGCCCTCGCCCAACTGCCGGACTCCGTGGCCGAATTGTCCGAGCTGCGCCATCTCGACCTGCGGGAGAACGCCCTCCCCGCCGTCCCCGCATCGCTGGCCGCGCTGCCCCGGCTGCGCCACCTCGACCTCCGCTCCAACCGGCTCCGCAGCCTGCCGGACTGGCTCCCCGCCATGCCCGCCCTGGAGAAGCTGGACCTGCGCTGGAACGACGTACAGCCGTCGACGCCCCTGCTGGCCGAACTCACCCGCCGCGGCTGCGTCGTCCTGCACTGACCCGCACCGCCCACTCCCAACTCCTTGACGAGTGCCGCACTGCGCGCAAAACTCATCACATGATGAATTCTGCGGCGGGCCCCGCGCCCGCCATCCGGATCAGCGGCCTCACCGTCGCCCGCGGCGGTCACCCCGTCCTGCACGGCCTCGACCTGGACGTCCCGGTCGGATCGGTGACCGGCCTGCTCGGGCCGAGCGGCTGCGGCAAGACCACCCTGCTGCGGTCGATCGTCGGCGTGCAGCGGATCTCGGACGGCCGGGTCGAGGTGCTCGGCGAACCGGCCGGGAGCGCCGGGCTCCGGCACCGGATCGGCTATCTGACCCAGGCCCCGTCCGTCTACGGCGACCTCACCGTCACCGAGAACCTGCGCTACTTCGCCGCCGTGCTCGGCGCCCCGGCCACCGACCCGGACCGGGTGATCGAGGCGGTCGGCCTGACCGCCCACCGGGACCAACGCGCGGCCCGCCTCTCCGGCGGCCAGCGGGCCCGGGTCTCGCTCGCCGCCGCGCTGCTCGGCACCCCCGAACTACTCGTCCTGGACGAGCCCACGGTCGGCCTCGACCCGGTGCTCCGCCGCGACCTCTGGCAGCTCTTCTGCGAACTCGCCGACGCGGGCAGCACCCTGCTGGTCTCCAGCCACGTGATGGACGAGGCGGTGCGCTGCGACCGCCTGCTGCTGATGCGCGACGGCCGCCTGCTCGCCGCCGACACCCCCGCCGGCCTGCTGGCCCGTACCGGCGCCGCCGACGTGGACGCCGCCTTCCTCAGCCTGGTCGGGAGCACCTCGTGAACCTCCGCCGCACCCTGGCCACCGCCCGCCGCGTGCTGGCCCAACTCCGGCACGACCCACGGACCCTGGCGATGCTGCTGGTGGTGCCCTGCCTGCTGCTCACCCTGCTCCGGTACATGTTCGACGGGCAGCCCCAGGTCTTCGACCAGGTCGGCGGCGCGCTGCTGGGCATCTTCCCGCTGCTGGTGATGTTCCTGGTCACCTCGGTCGCGATGCTCCGGGAGCGGACCAGCGGCACCCTGGAACGCCTGCTCACCATGCCGCTCGGCAAGCTCGACCTGCTGCTCGGCTACGCGATCGCCTTCGGCGTGGTCGCCCTGGTCCAGGCCGCGCTGGCCTCCGCCCTCACCCTCGGCCTGCTCGGCCTCGACATCCAGGGCCCGACCTGGCTGGTCTTCGCGGTCGCGGTCGGCGACGGGCTGCTCGGCATGGCGCTCGGCCTGCTGGTCTCCGCGTTCGCCGAGACCGAGTTCCAGGCGGTCCAGTTCCTCCCGGCGGTGATCCTGCCGCAGCTGCTGCTCTGCGGCCTGTTCGTCCCCCGCGAGGCGATGGCCCCCGTGCTCCGCTGGATCTCGGACGTCCTCCCGCTCTCGTACGCGGTCGACGCGATGGACCACCTCACCACCAGCCCCGAGGTGACCGGCGCCGTGGTCCGCGACCTGGCCGTGATCGGCGGCTGCGTGCTGCTCGCCCTCACCCTCGGCGCGGCCACCTTGCGCCGCCGTACGGCCTGACGGGTCGTCGGTTCCCCGACGCCGGGCAGAGCGGCCGCTCCTCCCGGCGTCGGGTGTGAGGGATGGTGCAGAATCGGCCCCATGACCGATTCCGACGGCACGCCCGACCCGGGCAGCCCCGCCTCTGAGCTCAAGTACGCCGACCGCGTCTACCGCTCCGTTCCCGGCGTCATCTCCGGCGTGCTGCTGCTGGCCGTGGCCGGCTGGCTGATCATCGACGCGATGCTGACCGGCACCGGCCGGACGCCCTGGATCGCCCTGGCCACCGCCCCGGTGTTCGTCTTCCCGGTGATCGCCTACACGATCCGGCCGACGGTGCTCGCGAACGACGCCCGGCTGCTGGTCCGCAACCCGTTCCGGACCGTGCACGCCCCCTGGGCCTCGGTCGAGGGCCTGCGGGCCGGGTACTCCGTGGAGCTCTTCGCCGGCGGCAAGAAGTACCAGGTCTGGGCCGTCCCGGTGTCCCTCCGGGCCCGCAAGAAGGCCACCCGCGCGGCCACCCGCGCCGCAGCCGCCGACGACCCCCGCGCCTCCCGCACCGCCGGCCTGGTCAACCCGATGCGCTCCGCCAAGGCCGGCCAGCCCGACCCCACCAAGGCCTGGTCCGACCAGGTGGTCAACACCCTCCTCGAGATCGCCGAACGCAACGCCACCAACCCCGCCGCCGCCGGCCCGGTCGTGGTCCGCTGGTGCTGGTGGATCATCGCCCCCGCCGTGCTCGGCCTGGTCACCCTCGTCACCCTGATCATCGCCACGAACTGACCGAACACGCACCTGTGCCCGGCACCCACACACGGGGAGCCGGGCACAGTCGTGTCACGGGCCGTCAGATGCCGGCCGCAGCCGCCAGGTCGCGCTTGATCGCGGCGAGCAGCTCCGCCGCCCGCGCCCGGGCGTCCGCGAGGTCGGCCGCCGTGGCGACCGGGAGGACGACCTCGAGGTAGCACTTGAGCTTGGGCTCGGTGCCCGAGGGGCGGACCACGATGCGGGCGGCGGTGACCTCGGAGCCGGTCAGGTAGTAGCGGAGGCCGTCGGTCGGCGGCAGCTCGGCGGAACCGGCCGTCAGGTCGTCCGCGCGGGTGACGCGCAGCCCGGCCAGCAGCGTCGGAGGCTGGTCGCGCAGGCGCTGCATGGCGGCGGAGATCAGCGCGAGGTCGTCCACCCGGACCGAGAGCTGGTCGGTGGCGTGCAGGCCGTGCTCCAGCGCGAGGTCGTCGAGCAGGTCGGTCAGGGTGCGGCCGGACTGCTTGAGGGTGGCGGCGAGTTCGGCGACCAGCAGGGCGGCGGTGATGCCGTCCTTGTCGCGGACGCCCTCGGGGTCGACCGAGTAGCCGAGCGCCTCCTCGTAGCCGTAC
This genomic interval from Kitasatospora gansuensis contains the following:
- a CDS encoding ABC transporter permease translates to MNLRRTLATARRVLAQLRHDPRTLAMLLVVPCLLLTLLRYMFDGQPQVFDQVGGALLGIFPLLVMFLVTSVAMLRERTSGTLERLLTMPLGKLDLLLGYAIAFGVVALVQAALASALTLGLLGLDIQGPTWLVFAVAVGDGLLGMALGLLVSAFAETEFQAVQFLPAVILPQLLLCGLFVPREAMAPVLRWISDVLPLSYAVDAMDHLTTSPEVTGAVVRDLAVIGGCVLLALTLGAATLRRRTA
- a CDS encoding PH domain-containing protein; protein product: MTDSDGTPDPGSPASELKYADRVYRSVPGVISGVLLLAVAGWLIIDAMLTGTGRTPWIALATAPVFVFPVIAYTIRPTVLANDARLLVRNPFRTVHAPWASVEGLRAGYSVELFAGGKKYQVWAVPVSLRARKKATRAATRAAAADDPRASRTAGLVNPMRSAKAGQPDPTKAWSDQVVNTLLEIAERNATNPAAAGPVVVRWCWWIIAPAVLGLVTLVTLIIATN
- a CDS encoding ABC transporter ATP-binding protein; the protein is MMNSAAGPAPAIRISGLTVARGGHPVLHGLDLDVPVGSVTGLLGPSGCGKTTLLRSIVGVQRISDGRVEVLGEPAGSAGLRHRIGYLTQAPSVYGDLTVTENLRYFAAVLGAPATDPDRVIEAVGLTAHRDQRAARLSGGQRARVSLAAALLGTPELLVLDEPTVGLDPVLRRDLWQLFCELADAGSTLLVSSHVMDEAVRCDRLLLMRDGRLLAADTPAGLLARTGAADVDAAFLSLVGSTS